A stretch of DNA from Halorubrum sp. BOL3-1:
CTCGAACGCGCGGTAGGCGTCGGCGTAGGGACCGTCAGCCTCGCCGCCCTCCGCGGCAGCCGCGGCCGCCCGCTCGTTGAACCCGGTCGGGACGGGACCGGGTTCGACCAGCGTCACGCCGACCCCGCGAGGGCTCACCTCTCGGCGGAGCGCGTCGACGTAGCCGTCGAGTCCGGCCTTCGCGGCGCTGTACGCGCCGTGGTACGGCAGCGCCACCGATCCGACCATCGACCCGACGACCACGACCCGCCCGCCGCGCTCGCGGAGCGTCGGGAGCGCCGCCGACACCGTCGCGTGGACCGCCGTCAGGTTGGTCTCTATCTGTCGCCGGAACGCCTCGGTCGAGGTGTCCTCGACCGCCGCGATCTCGTAGCCGCCGACACAGGAGACGACCGCGTCGAGGGACCGGCCGGCGAGCAGCGCTCGGACGGCGGTCTCGTCGCTGAGGTCGACGACGGCGGTCTCGACCGCGTCGGGCAGGGCGTCGAGTCCGTCGGCGTCGCGGTCGACCCCGAGAACGTCGTGGTCGGCGGCCGCGAACGAGCGCGCGACCTCGCCGCCGATGCCGCCCGCCGCCCCCGTCACGAGAACGTCCATGGCCCGGATTCGCGGCGAGGTCAGTAGACGGTGGCGGTTCGCGGCGTCGCTGAGCGGCGACGGTTCGGCGCGTTCCGGATTCGGAACCGCCGCCCGAAGGCATATACCCGCGACGGGCAATTACTCTGACAATGTCCACCAACGAGCCGTCCGTCCCGATCGTGTGCGACGAGTGCGAGACGGAGACCCGCGTCCCCCTCGACGGCCTCGCGGACGCGCTCGAAAAACACAACACCCAGAAACACGACGGGGAGTCCGTCGCCGAGGTCGATCCGGCGATCAAAGACCGGCTCGCGGACCTCGTCGCCGAGGATCTGGGTCTGTTCGACGAGGAGGCGACCGAAAGGTCGTGAGCGAGCCGCCGCGATCGGCTCTCGGACGAGCGGTGCGGTCTGCGGAACGTGAGAGCAATATTTGCTTCATTCGGTGACGCGTCTAAACCCGAAAAATCCCCTATAAACGCGTATTAACGGCTTATAAGTCGGTTTGGGGTTTATTTGGCGTCATCGAAATACGCCTTCGTTGCTGGTGACGCGAGAGTGTTCCCCGCGAACCCGTTTCTATGCGTATGTACGAACCAACGAGGACAGCGTCGCGGCGGTCGTTCCTCGCGGCCGCGGGCGGAACCGCGACGGTCGGACTCGCCGGCTGTCTCGGCGGTGGCGGCGGGGGACTCGACGAACTGACGGTCGCGCACATGCCGATCTACCCCGACCTCCAGTGGTACGTGATGGAGGGCGAGGGATACTTTTCTGAGGTCGACGCCGAAGTCACGGGCCAGGAGTTCGGTAACGGCCCGGACATCGTCCAGGCGCTCGGCGGCGGCGACATCGACGTCGCGATGTTCGGGATCGTCCCCGCGATGATCGCGATCGACCGCGGTATTTCCGCGCAGGTGACCGCCGCGAACATCCGCGAACCGATGGGGATCATGGCGGAGTCGTCGTTCCACGAGACGTTCGAAGCGGAGGGCGCCGAGGCGTTCGCGACGTGGGAAGAGCAGACCGGCGAGCCGTTCACGTTCGGCACGTTCCCGCAGGGAAGCGTCCCGGACGTCCTGTTGCGCTACTGGCTTCGGGACGTCGGCGTCGATCCCGGGGGGAACGACAGCGTCGAGATCATCGAGATCAGCGGCGCTAGCTCGGTCTGGCAGGCGATCGCCAACGACCAGATCGACGGCACCTCGATCATGGAGCCGGTGCCGACGATCGCGCAGGCGGAGGACTCGTCGGTCACGATGCTCCGGACGGCCGCAGACGTCCTCCCCGGGCAGCCCGCTGCGGTCACGCTGATGAGCGACGCGGTCCGCGACTCCCCGCTCGCGGCGCAGTTCCTCGAACAGCACGTCAGCGCGACCGAGTTCATCGGCGAGAACCC
This window harbors:
- a CDS encoding SDR family oxidoreductase translates to MDVLVTGAAGGIGGEVARSFAAADHDVLGVDRDADGLDALPDAVETAVVDLSDETAVRALLAGRSLDAVVSCVGGYEIAAVEDTSTEAFRRQIETNLTAVHATVSAALPTLRERGGRVVVVGSMVGSVALPYHGAYSAAKAGLDGYVDALRREVSPRGVGVTLVEPGPVPTGFNERAAAAAAEGGEADGPYADAYRAFEGYSPAATDVETVVERVVTAATADRPRTRYRVSRRARWLPRLARVFPDRLYDRLVRAGLPGGILWRLLHR
- a CDS encoding ABC transporter substrate-binding protein yields the protein MYEPTRTASRRSFLAAAGGTATVGLAGCLGGGGGGLDELTVAHMPIYPDLQWYVMEGEGYFSEVDAEVTGQEFGNGPDIVQALGGGDIDVAMFGIVPAMIAIDRGISAQVTAANIREPMGIMAESSFHETFEAEGAEAFATWEEQTGEPFTFGTFPQGSVPDVLLRYWLRDVGVDPGGNDSVEIIEISGASSVWQAIANDQIDGTSIMEPVPTIAQAEDSSVTMLRTAADVLPGQPAAVTLMSDAVRDSPLAAQFLEQHVSATEFIGENPDATAEHVEEGIGMPADRARNALDSPLSNFITDPAEITDATRVFSEFAAGNDQIDERLSTDQTFDLEVYDSL